In Pectobacterium aroidearum, the following are encoded in one genomic region:
- the sctQ gene encoding type III secretion system cytoplasmic ring protein SctQ, with translation MSSNSPHIRPLTLPTLRAQHARIRSMLATGLVLPFIREGCEGRLHLQLTNECVLAEESFSAQPHGWRSDIGDISLTDPFPVLSLLSDCPLLPLSEDDDAAQEWYWTLYNQSLNPVLRALVGEIYPLGMDHETPHDKGAALCAWLCVSWNGITARSRMQATDAVWLALFSRAGWHRQRRALPGGMTIALPLTLADAVVPLPALHHLRTGDLILPNRPWFTPSGEGTLSSGTLRLHGTLQLTAHAPYTFTITDMETVSMPSSATDTMFTDPHSEASAFEFTQKSDNVTENLPPLPVTLHLRCGSLTMTLTELQHLANGSVLTLRDVVPGQAWLYYGDIALASGDLVDVEGRLGLQITQRFAAPTHFSAPTQSLPAVDEDHAVEPELAP, from the coding sequence ATGAGTTCAAATTCCCCACACATTCGACCGCTGACACTGCCGACGCTGCGTGCGCAACACGCCCGCATCCGCTCGATGCTGGCCACCGGGCTAGTGCTGCCGTTTATCCGCGAGGGGTGCGAGGGCCGACTGCATCTTCAACTGACGAACGAATGCGTGCTGGCAGAGGAATCGTTCTCTGCACAACCACACGGTTGGCGTAGCGATATTGGCGATATCTCACTGACCGATCCGTTCCCGGTGCTCAGCCTGCTGTCGGACTGCCCGCTGCTGCCGCTATCTGAAGACGATGATGCGGCACAGGAGTGGTACTGGACGCTCTACAACCAGTCACTCAATCCCGTCTTGCGCGCGCTCGTCGGGGAGATTTATCCGCTGGGTATGGATCATGAAACGCCGCACGACAAGGGTGCCGCCCTCTGTGCCTGGCTTTGTGTTAGCTGGAATGGCATTACCGCACGCAGCCGGATGCAGGCCACTGACGCCGTCTGGCTGGCATTGTTTTCTCGCGCAGGCTGGCACCGTCAGCGCCGTGCACTCCCCGGAGGAATGACGATCGCTCTGCCACTCACACTGGCTGATGCCGTAGTGCCGCTGCCCGCGTTACACCATTTGCGTACGGGTGACCTCATTCTGCCCAACCGTCCGTGGTTTACCCCCTCTGGAGAAGGAACATTGTCATCCGGCACGCTGCGCCTGCACGGCACATTACAGCTCACCGCGCATGCACCCTATACCTTTACCATTACCGACATGGAGACTGTCTCAATGCCCTCGTCTGCTACCGATACAATGTTCACCGATCCCCACTCAGAGGCATCGGCATTTGAATTCACGCAAAAAAGTGACAATGTCACAGAAAACTTGCCACCGCTGCCGGTTACCTTACACCTTCGCTGCGGCAGCCTGACGATGACGCTAACGGAATTGCAGCATCTTGCCAACGGTAGCGTGTTAACACTGCGCGACGTGGTGCCGGGACAAGCCTGGCTGTATTACGGCGATATCGCTCTGGCGAGCGGTGATCTGGTCGATGTGGAAGGCCGGCTGGGGCTACAGATTACCCAGCGCTTTGCTGCACCGACACATTTTTCCGCACCAACACAAAGTCTGCCGGCAGTGGATGAGGATCACGCCGTCGAACCGGAGCTGGCACCATGA
- a CDS encoding FHA domain-containing protein, producing the protein MFELRVLTGLHRGAALPLCGNAWRIGAADDADLVLYDPGIAPCHGQLEKTADGWALSAQDGALCNAEGHTVEQIDALPPGTPFALGQIWLCIVAADTPWPDDSETPPTAEEDVPPVEPSADEPPVHIASPIPTPAPRLPLWAKASYLLLGALLLVMVGSWQLQESVAMPAAPPPQDTRKPLSTLPQLESTLRIMLQERELSAAVKVAAYQDRVTLTGQLTPDDQKKLERMLAQLHQRYRTALSVDNRTQLKTEQLPFQIVQVTSGSRANVVTADGQRFFIGDEIDNLRLVKIDEHQIEFSGRQQITVNW; encoded by the coding sequence ATGTTTGAATTACGCGTGCTGACTGGTTTACATCGCGGTGCGGCGTTGCCGCTCTGTGGAAACGCCTGGCGCATCGGTGCAGCCGATGATGCCGATCTCGTGCTCTACGATCCCGGTATAGCGCCTTGCCACGGCCAGTTGGAGAAGACCGCAGACGGCTGGGCGCTCAGCGCACAGGATGGTGCGTTATGCAATGCGGAAGGCCATACCGTCGAACAGATTGACGCTCTGCCGCCCGGCACGCCCTTTGCGCTGGGACAGATTTGGCTCTGCATTGTCGCGGCGGATACCCCCTGGCCTGACGACAGCGAAACGCCTCCAACCGCAGAAGAAGATGTTCCCCCTGTGGAACCATCCGCCGACGAACCGCCAGTTCATATCGCGTCGCCTATTCCTACGCCCGCGCCACGCCTGCCGCTGTGGGCCAAAGCCAGCTATCTGCTGCTTGGCGCATTGCTGCTGGTGATGGTAGGCAGTTGGCAACTACAGGAGAGCGTCGCGATGCCTGCCGCCCCGCCGCCGCAGGATACCCGCAAACCGCTCAGCACGCTGCCACAACTAGAAAGCACGCTGCGCATCATGTTACAGGAGCGGGAACTGAGCGCGGCCGTGAAAGTGGCGGCGTATCAGGATCGCGTCACGCTCACCGGACAATTAACGCCGGACGATCAAAAAAAGCTGGAACGGATGCTCGCCCAACTCCACCAACGTTATAGAACCGCGCTGTCCGTGGATAACCGGACGCAATTGAAAACGGAGCAACTGCCGTTTCAGATCGTTCAGGTAACGAGCGGGTCGCGGGCGAATGTCGTCACGGCGGATGGTCAGCGCTTTTTCATCGGCGATGAGATCGACAACCTGCGTCTGGTGAAAATTGATGAGCACCAGATTGAATTCAGCGGCAGACAACAGATAACGGTGAACTGGTAA
- a CDS encoding type III secretion system HrpP C-terminal domain-containing protein, with the protein MNNRQIASSESTATQNAQAVLHGKSSRADGSQHDPQPDPQSSDFWEAFTFSDGFEDAFYQDTPVALSPGGALNAPLPLQTDASDNPQYVTPSPWQPLQCELIEAMDNICAPPFAFSLQLPQLGDIDARLATLVPRGWDISLRFSRESYHQLKDRREACRHSLASALDCPINLRFDAREYER; encoded by the coding sequence ATGAATAACCGACAGATTGCGTCATCCGAATCTACGGCGACGCAGAACGCGCAGGCCGTACTGCACGGTAAATCCTCTCGCGCAGACGGCTCACAGCATGATCCACAGCCCGATCCACAATCTAGCGATTTCTGGGAAGCCTTCACATTTTCAGATGGCTTTGAAGATGCGTTCTATCAGGATACGCCTGTCGCTTTATCACCGGGCGGTGCTCTCAATGCCCCGTTGCCGTTGCAGACTGACGCGTCGGACAACCCACAATATGTGACACCGTCACCGTGGCAGCCACTGCAATGTGAACTGATTGAAGCGATGGACAACATCTGCGCCCCGCCGTTTGCCTTTAGCCTGCAACTGCCGCAGTTGGGCGATATCGATGCACGCTTAGCCACTCTGGTACCGCGCGGCTGGGATATTTCTCTGCGTTTTAGCCGGGAAAGCTACCACCAGTTAAAAGATCGGCGCGAAGCCTGCCGCCATTCGCTCGCCAGCGCGTTGGATTGCCCGATAAACCTGCGTTTTGACGCCAGAGAGTATGAGCGATGA
- the sctT gene encoding type III secretion system export apparatus subunit SctT, whose translation MIATIQHVYDFIIAITLGIARLYPCFILVPVLSLNVLKGMMRNAVVISLTLLPAPIVQQQLLLTPLSWPMLPGLLLKEIIVGLLIALILAMPFWLFESVGALFDNQRGALMGGQLNPALGSDATPLGHLLKQTLILLLIIGIGLKGLTQLIWDSYQIWPVLSWLPAPGEQGFEVYLDLLADTFTHLVVYAGPLVALLLLLEFSIALLSLYSPQLQVFVLSIPAKCLVGMAFFIVYLPVLQYLGGDRLKGLPDLKHLLPLLFTASTNS comes from the coding sequence ATGATCGCCACCATTCAGCACGTTTACGACTTTATCATCGCCATAACGCTCGGTATCGCCCGGCTGTATCCCTGCTTTATTCTGGTGCCGGTTCTTTCACTCAACGTGCTGAAAGGCATGATGCGCAACGCGGTGGTGATTTCCCTGACGCTGCTGCCTGCTCCCATCGTGCAACAGCAACTCCTGCTGACGCCGCTGTCCTGGCCGATGCTGCCCGGTCTGCTGTTGAAAGAGATTATTGTCGGGCTGCTCATCGCATTGATTCTGGCGATGCCGTTCTGGCTGTTTGAATCCGTCGGCGCCCTGTTCGATAACCAGCGCGGCGCGTTAATGGGCGGTCAGCTCAACCCTGCGCTGGGCTCGGACGCCACGCCGCTCGGCCATCTACTGAAACAGACCCTGATTCTGCTGCTGATTATTGGTATCGGCCTGAAGGGGCTAACGCAGCTGATATGGGATAGCTACCAGATCTGGCCGGTACTGTCTTGGCTGCCCGCGCCGGGCGAACAAGGGTTTGAGGTCTACCTCGACCTGCTGGCCGATACCTTCACCCATCTGGTGGTGTACGCCGGGCCACTGGTGGCGCTACTGCTGCTGTTGGAATTCAGTATTGCGCTACTCAGTCTGTATAGCCCACAGCTTCAGGTCTTCGTCCTCTCCATTCCGGCTAAGTGTCTGGTCGGGATGGCGTTTTTCATCGTCTACCTGCCGGTGTTGCAGTATCTGGGCGGCGACAGACTGAAGGGACTACCGGATCTTAAGCACCTGCTCCCACTACTTTTTACGGCATCGACAAATAGCTAA
- the sctV gene encoding type III secretion system export apparatus subunit SctV — protein MNLLITWLNRIALSAMQRSEVVGAVIVMSIVFMMIIPLPTGLIDVLIALNICASSLLIVLAMYLPKPLAFSTFPAVLLLTTMFRLAISISTTRQILLQQDGGHIVEAFGNYVVGGNLAVGLVIFLILTVVNFLVITKGSERVAEVAARFTLDAMPGKQMSIDSDLRAGLIEAHQARQRRENLAKESQLFGAMDGAMKFVKGDAIASLVIVFINMIGGFAIGVLQHNMAASDAMHVYSVLTIGDGLIAQIPALLISLTAGMIITRVSADGQKVDANIGREIAEQLTSQPKAWIISSIGMFGFALLPGMPTLVFVAISLASLGSGLFQLWRIKQQGQLDASQSEADNMPAEQNGYQDLRRFNPTRAYLLLFHPIWQGQPTATALVQNIRRLRNKLVYRFGFTLPSFDIEFSDRLAEDEFQFCVYEIPYVKATFVTDRLAVASAAVEQVDTELATPGPTLRDESQWLWLPLAHVAQQSDDVPRWTADELILARMEQAIHRTGSQFIGLQETKSILAWLESEQPELAQELQRIMPLSRFASVLQRLASERVPLRSVRPIAEALIEVGQHERDTLALTDYVRLALKSQICHQYSDENSLAVWLLTPESEELLRDALRQTQNETFFALTQDYASTLLSQLRQAFPPLSSQRSLVLVAQDLRSPLRTLLQDEFHHVPVLSFTELESTLSINVIGRLDLYDSPDPFSA, from the coding sequence ATGAATCTGCTGATTACCTGGCTGAACCGTATTGCGCTGAGCGCGATGCAGCGCTCCGAGGTCGTTGGTGCGGTCATCGTGATGTCTATCGTTTTCATGATGATCATCCCGCTGCCCACCGGGCTGATCGATGTGCTCATCGCGCTCAACATCTGCGCCTCTTCTCTGCTGATCGTGCTGGCGATGTATCTGCCCAAGCCGCTGGCCTTCTCGACGTTTCCCGCGGTGCTGTTGTTGACCACCATGTTCCGACTGGCGATCTCCATTTCCACCACACGCCAAATCCTGCTCCAGCAGGACGGTGGCCATATCGTTGAGGCTTTCGGTAACTACGTGGTAGGCGGGAATCTGGCGGTCGGTCTGGTTATCTTTCTGATTCTGACGGTGGTGAACTTTCTGGTGATCACCAAAGGCTCCGAGCGCGTAGCTGAGGTAGCGGCACGTTTCACGCTGGATGCGATGCCCGGCAAACAGATGTCCATCGACAGCGATCTGCGTGCCGGGCTGATCGAAGCCCATCAGGCGCGGCAACGGCGCGAAAATCTGGCGAAAGAGAGCCAGTTGTTCGGGGCGATGGACGGCGCGATGAAGTTTGTCAAAGGCGATGCCATTGCGTCGCTGGTTATCGTGTTCATCAACATGATCGGCGGTTTCGCCATCGGCGTGTTGCAGCACAATATGGCCGCGTCCGATGCCATGCACGTCTACTCGGTTCTGACTATCGGTGACGGACTGATCGCCCAGATCCCGGCGCTACTGATATCGCTGACGGCGGGGATGATCATCACCCGCGTCTCGGCCGATGGGCAAAAAGTGGATGCCAATATTGGTCGGGAAATCGCGGAACAGCTCACCAGCCAGCCCAAAGCATGGATCATCTCCTCCATCGGCATGTTTGGCTTTGCGCTGCTGCCGGGGATGCCGACGCTGGTGTTTGTCGCTATCAGTCTGGCGTCGCTCGGCAGTGGTCTGTTTCAGCTTTGGCGCATCAAGCAGCAAGGTCAGTTGGATGCCAGCCAGTCGGAGGCGGACAACATGCCAGCCGAACAGAACGGCTATCAGGATCTGCGGCGTTTCAACCCCACGCGTGCCTATCTGCTGCTGTTTCATCCCATCTGGCAAGGGCAGCCGACGGCGACGGCGCTGGTGCAGAATATCCGCCGCCTGCGTAACAAACTGGTCTATCGCTTCGGTTTTACGCTGCCGTCTTTTGATATCGAATTCAGCGATCGGCTGGCGGAGGATGAGTTTCAGTTTTGCGTCTATGAAATTCCCTACGTGAAAGCCACCTTTGTCACCGATCGGTTGGCTGTTGCCAGTGCTGCCGTTGAACAGGTTGATACCGAGCTTGCCACGCCGGGTCCCACGCTACGGGATGAAAGCCAATGGCTCTGGCTGCCGTTGGCTCATGTTGCGCAGCAGTCCGACGACGTACCGCGCTGGACAGCGGATGAGCTGATTCTGGCGCGTATGGAGCAGGCTATTCATCGTACCGGTTCACAATTCATCGGCTTGCAGGAAACCAAATCCATTCTGGCCTGGCTGGAGAGCGAACAGCCGGAATTGGCGCAGGAGCTACAGCGCATCATGCCGCTCTCGCGTTTCGCCAGCGTGCTGCAACGGCTGGCTTCCGAACGCGTGCCGCTTCGATCGGTGCGCCCCATCGCCGAGGCGCTGATTGAAGTCGGCCAGCATGAGCGGGATACGCTGGCGCTGACCGACTACGTGCGTCTGGCGCTCAAATCGCAAATCTGCCACCAGTACAGCGATGAAAACAGCCTTGCCGTCTGGCTACTGACGCCGGAAAGCGAGGAGCTGCTGCGTGATGCGCTGCGCCAGACGCAGAACGAAACCTTCTTCGCCCTGACACAGGACTACGCCTCAACGCTGCTCAGCCAGCTGCGGCAGGCGTTTCCGCCGCTCTCGTCGCAGCGCAGTCTGGTGCTGGTGGCGCAGGATTTACGCAGTCCGCTGCGTACCCTGTTACAAGACGAATTTCACCACGTTCCGGTGCTGTCCTTCACCGAACTGGAATCCACCCTGTCGATCAACGTCATTGGGCGTCTCGATCTTTACGACTCCCCCGATCCCTTTAGCGCATAG
- the sctR gene encoding type III secretion system export apparatus subunit SctR, producing MTSGAFDPLMFALFLGALSLIPLMMIVCTCFLKIAIVLLITRNAIGVQQVPPNMALYGIALAATLFVMAPVFQDISKRVQEKPLDMTDITSLQASVTYGLEPLQTFMSRNVDPDILTHLHENSLQMWPASLSEKVNTQNLLLVIPAFVLSELQAGFKIGFLIYIPFIVIDLIVSNVLLALGMQMVAPMTLSLPLKLLLFVLVNGWTRLLDGLFYSYL from the coding sequence ATGACCTCCGGCGCATTCGACCCGTTGATGTTTGCGCTCTTTCTGGGCGCACTCTCCCTGATTCCGCTGATGATGATTGTCTGCACCTGCTTTCTGAAGATTGCCATTGTGCTGTTGATCACCCGCAACGCCATCGGGGTACAGCAAGTACCGCCCAATATGGCGCTGTACGGCATCGCGCTCGCGGCAACGCTGTTTGTGATGGCACCGGTCTTTCAGGACATCAGCAAGCGCGTGCAGGAAAAGCCGCTGGATATGACCGATATCACGTCGCTTCAGGCCAGCGTGACCTACGGTCTGGAACCGCTGCAAACCTTTATGTCGCGCAACGTTGACCCGGATATTCTCACCCATTTGCATGAGAACAGCCTGCAAATGTGGCCCGCGTCGCTATCCGAAAAGGTGAATACGCAAAATCTGCTGCTGGTGATCCCGGCTTTCGTGCTGTCGGAGCTACAGGCCGGGTTCAAAATCGGCTTCCTGATTTATATCCCGTTTATCGTCATCGACCTCATCGTCTCCAACGTGCTGCTGGCGCTGGGGATGCAGATGGTCGCGCCAATGACGCTGTCGCTGCCGTTAAAGCTGCTGCTGTTCGTGCTGGTGAACGGCTGGACGCGGCTGCTTGATGGCCTGTTTTACAGCTATCTGTGA
- the sctU gene encoding type III secretion system export apparatus subunit SctU produces the protein MSEKTEQPTDKKLEDARRKGEVGQSQDVPKLLICVGLLECVLALADSTMGKLQTLVQLPLQRLDAPFAQVAKEVFHDAAVLAGTLCLLAAAIAVLLRIVGGWIQYGPLFAPEALKLDLNRLNPINQFKQMFSMRKLVEMLTNILKAVVIGTVFYKVVVPELEALVELAYGDLHGFWQGVKALLTRIARTTLTALLVLSALDFGLQKYFFLKQQRMSHEDLRNEHKDSEGDPHMKGHRKSLAHELMNEPAAPRPKAKVEDADMLLVNPTHYAVGLYYRPGKTPLPRILFKGEDSAAQELIAQAKKADIPVIRFIWLTRTLYRTTPEGQYIPRETLQAVAQVYRVLRQLEDEQKRDIIEME, from the coding sequence ATGAGCGAGAAAACGGAACAGCCCACAGATAAAAAGCTGGAAGACGCGCGCCGTAAAGGAGAAGTCGGACAAAGTCAGGATGTGCCCAAGCTGCTGATCTGCGTCGGTCTACTGGAGTGCGTGTTGGCATTAGCGGACAGCACAATGGGGAAACTCCAAACGCTGGTGCAATTGCCGCTACAACGGCTGGATGCGCCGTTTGCGCAGGTGGCGAAAGAAGTCTTTCATGACGCCGCCGTGCTGGCAGGCACACTCTGCCTGTTAGCCGCCGCGATTGCCGTCTTGCTGCGCATTGTAGGCGGCTGGATCCAATATGGCCCACTGTTTGCGCCCGAAGCGCTGAAGCTCGATCTCAATCGACTGAACCCGATTAACCAGTTTAAGCAGATGTTTTCGATGCGTAAGCTGGTGGAAATGCTGACCAATATCCTGAAAGCCGTAGTGATCGGTACGGTCTTTTATAAAGTGGTGGTGCCAGAGTTGGAAGCGCTGGTCGAATTGGCCTACGGCGATCTCCACGGTTTCTGGCAAGGGGTTAAAGCGCTACTGACGCGCATTGCTCGCACCACGCTGACGGCGCTTTTAGTGCTATCTGCACTGGATTTCGGCCTGCAAAAGTATTTCTTTCTCAAGCAGCAGCGTATGAGCCATGAGGATTTACGCAACGAGCACAAGGATTCCGAAGGCGATCCCCACATGAAAGGCCATCGTAAGTCGCTGGCACACGAACTGATGAACGAACCCGCCGCGCCGCGCCCCAAAGCCAAAGTCGAAGACGCCGATATGCTGCTGGTGAACCCAACGCACTATGCGGTGGGACTTTACTATCGTCCCGGCAAAACGCCGTTACCGCGCATCTTGTTTAAGGGGGAAGATAGTGCGGCGCAGGAACTCATCGCTCAGGCGAAAAAAGCAGACATTCCGGTGATTCGCTTCATCTGGCTGACCCGTACGCTGTATCGCACCACGCCGGAAGGCCAGTACATTCCGCGCGAAACGCTTCAGGCCGTAGCGCAGGTGTATCGCGTCCTGCGCCAACTCGAAGACGAGCAAAAACGCGATATTATCGAGATGGAGTGA
- a CDS encoding type III secretion protein has product MPHNTERDAELQTVLNLLMPIRRQRLSRSERQQRQEEQQLLRIAEQQQRHQQQVDALQQASQTQRDQFARDTQGQRQTLENLKKRLAAEQRLLSEIAEETQQVQATQQQHHDQQRQVDHAREATRQCQKAVEKLEYLLTLPQEHV; this is encoded by the coding sequence ATGCCCCATAACACCGAACGCGATGCCGAATTACAGACCGTGTTGAATCTGCTGATGCCGATACGCCGTCAACGCTTAAGCCGCAGCGAGCGCCAACAGCGGCAGGAAGAACAGCAGTTGCTACGGATTGCGGAGCAGCAGCAGCGTCATCAGCAACAGGTTGACGCGCTGCAACAAGCCAGCCAGACGCAGCGCGACCAGTTTGCCCGAGACACTCAGGGGCAACGCCAAACGCTGGAAAATCTGAAAAAGCGCCTTGCCGCCGAACAGCGCTTACTCAGCGAGATAGCGGAAGAAACGCAACAGGTACAAGCCACACAGCAGCAACATCACGATCAGCAGCGCCAGGTTGATCACGCCCGAGAGGCCACTCGCCAATGCCAGAAGGCAGTGGAGAAACTGGAATATCTGCTGACGTTACCTCAGGAGCACGTATGA
- the sctN gene encoding type III secretion system ATPase SctN: MQTQPSSFPLLDQWVARQRQHLAGFAPVEKKGRVMAVSGILLECSLPQARIGDLCWVARQDDSQMMAEVVGFSPDNTFLSALGALDGIAQGATVTPLYQPHCIQVSERLLGSVLDGFGRALEEDGESAFVEPGHATGRTQPVLGDAPPPTSRPRISQPLPTGLRAVDGLLTIGQGQRVGIFAGAGCGKTTLLAELARNTPCDAIVFGLIGERGRELREFLDHELDDELRSRTVLVCSTSDRSSMERARAAFTATAIAEAYRAEGRQVLLIIDSLTRFARAQREIGLALGEPQGRGGLPPSVYTLLPRLVERAGQTEDGAITALYSVLIEQDSMNDPVADEVRSLIDGHIVLARRLAEQGHYPAIDVLASLSRTMSNVVDTDHTRNAGGVRRLMAAYKQVEMLIRLGEYQPGHDVLTDSAVNAHAEITQFLRQSMREPMPYGVIQQQLAGVSRYAP; this comes from the coding sequence ATGCAGACACAACCTTCTTCTTTCCCCCTGCTCGATCAGTGGGTCGCACGGCAGCGCCAGCATTTGGCAGGCTTTGCGCCCGTGGAGAAAAAAGGCCGCGTCATGGCCGTCAGCGGCATCTTGCTGGAGTGCAGTCTGCCGCAGGCGCGCATTGGCGACCTGTGCTGGGTGGCACGCCAGGACGACAGCCAGATGATGGCCGAAGTCGTAGGGTTTAGCCCAGACAATACCTTTCTCTCGGCGCTCGGGGCGCTGGACGGCATCGCTCAGGGTGCCACCGTGACGCCGCTGTATCAGCCGCACTGCATTCAGGTGTCGGAACGTTTGCTGGGCAGCGTGCTGGACGGGTTTGGGCGGGCGCTGGAGGAAGATGGTGAGAGCGCGTTTGTCGAACCCGGTCATGCTACAGGTCGCACGCAGCCGGTGCTGGGCGATGCCCCGCCGCCGACCTCCCGACCGCGCATCAGCCAGCCGCTCCCCACCGGATTGCGCGCCGTCGATGGCTTGCTAACCATCGGTCAGGGGCAACGCGTCGGCATCTTCGCCGGCGCGGGCTGCGGCAAAACCACGCTACTGGCCGAACTGGCACGTAATACGCCGTGCGACGCCATTGTTTTCGGGCTGATTGGCGAACGTGGCCGCGAACTGCGCGAGTTTCTCGATCATGAACTGGACGATGAACTGCGCAGTCGCACCGTACTGGTGTGTTCCACCTCCGACCGCAGCAGCATGGAACGTGCGCGCGCGGCGTTCACTGCTACGGCTATCGCCGAGGCTTACCGCGCCGAAGGCCGTCAGGTGCTGCTGATTATTGATTCCCTGACGCGTTTCGCTCGTGCCCAGCGCGAAATCGGTCTGGCGCTCGGAGAGCCGCAGGGGCGCGGCGGACTGCCGCCGTCGGTCTATACGCTGCTGCCGCGGTTGGTCGAACGCGCTGGACAAACGGAAGACGGCGCCATCACCGCGCTCTATTCCGTGCTGATTGAACAGGACTCCATGAACGATCCGGTCGCCGACGAAGTCCGTTCATTGATTGACGGACACATCGTGCTCGCCCGACGCCTGGCGGAACAGGGGCACTATCCGGCTATCGACGTGCTGGCCAGCCTGAGTCGCACCATGAGTAACGTCGTAGATACCGATCACACCCGCAACGCGGGCGGCGTACGGCGTCTGATGGCGGCGTACAAACAGGTTGAGATGCTAATTCGCCTCGGCGAATACCAGCCCGGCCATGACGTGCTGACCGATTCCGCCGTCAACGCCCATGCAGAAATCACGCAGTTCCTGCGTCAGTCAATGCGTGAACCGATGCCTTATGGCGTGATTCAGCAACAGCTCGCCGGAGTCAGCCGCTATGCCCCATAA
- the sctS gene encoding type III secretion system export apparatus subunit SctS gives MEIITLFRQAMVMVVLLSAPPLLVAVIVGVLISLLQAVMQLQDQTLPFAVKLISVGLALALCGRWIGVELMQLAITAFNMIAQTGV, from the coding sequence ATGGAAATAATCACACTTTTCCGTCAGGCCATGGTGATGGTCGTGCTGCTCTCGGCGCCGCCGCTGCTGGTTGCGGTGATCGTCGGCGTGCTGATCTCGCTGCTACAGGCGGTGATGCAGTTACAGGATCAAACGCTGCCCTTCGCCGTCAAGCTGATTTCCGTCGGGTTGGCGTTGGCGCTCTGCGGACGCTGGATTGGCGTAGAGCTGATGCAGTTGGCTATTACCGCGTTCAACATGATTGCGCAGACCGGGGTATAA